In Thermosynechococcus sichuanensis E542, a single genomic region encodes these proteins:
- the hpnH gene encoding adenosyl-hopene transferase HpnH: MGVHIKQAVEVATYIISQRLQGKKRFPLTLMLEPLFRCNLACSGCGKIQHPLEVLRKYLTPEECFRAVEECGAPIVAIPGGEPLLHPQIDEIVSGLVARRKFVYLCTNGILLEENLHKFKPSPYFTFSVHLDGLREWHDKCVDRKGVFDIAVKAIKAAKAKGFRVTTNTTIFEGVDPKEMQEFFDFVSSLGVDGMMISPGYAYEWAPDQEHFLKREQTRALFREILAPYRAGQKKWNFNHNPLFLDFLVGEKDYECTPWGMPSYSVLGWQKPCYLLNEGHYKTWQELIDNTDWEKYGHKSGNPKCRDCMVHCGYEATAAMDAFNPANMVKAASSLF; encoded by the coding sequence ATGGGAGTCCACATCAAGCAGGCAGTGGAAGTCGCAACCTACATCATCTCACAACGCCTACAGGGCAAAAAGCGCTTTCCCCTCACCTTGATGCTTGAGCCTCTCTTTCGCTGTAATCTCGCCTGTTCGGGCTGCGGTAAAATTCAGCATCCCCTTGAAGTCTTGCGCAAGTATCTCACCCCAGAGGAGTGCTTCCGCGCCGTTGAGGAATGCGGTGCGCCGATTGTCGCTATTCCTGGTGGCGAACCCCTGTTGCACCCCCAAATTGATGAAATTGTCAGTGGCTTGGTGGCGCGGCGCAAGTTTGTTTATCTGTGCACCAACGGAATTCTCCTAGAGGAAAATCTCCACAAGTTCAAGCCCTCCCCCTACTTTACCTTCAGCGTTCACCTCGATGGTCTGCGGGAGTGGCACGACAAATGTGTGGATCGCAAGGGCGTTTTTGACATTGCTGTTAAGGCGATTAAAGCCGCCAAGGCCAAGGGCTTCCGTGTCACCACCAACACGACGATTTTTGAAGGGGTGGATCCGAAGGAAATGCAGGAATTCTTTGATTTTGTGAGTTCCCTAGGGGTGGACGGCATGATGATCTCGCCGGGCTACGCCTATGAGTGGGCACCGGATCAGGAGCACTTCCTGAAGCGGGAGCAAACCCGTGCCCTCTTCCGTGAAATCCTCGCCCCCTACCGCGCAGGTCAGAAAAAGTGGAACTTCAACCACAATCCCCTCTTCCTTGATTTCCTTGTGGGTGAAAAGGACTATGAGTGCACGCCTTGGGGCATGCCCAGCTATAGCGTGTTGGGCTGGCAAAAACCCTGCTACCTCCTCAATGAAGGCCACTACAAGACTTGGCAGGAACTGATTGACAATACCGATTGGGAGAAGTATGGTCACAAAAGTGGCAATCCCAAGTGCCGTGACTGCATGGTGCACTGTGGCTATGAGGCTACTGCTGCCATGGATGCCTTTAACCCAGCCAATATGGTTAAGGCGGCAAGTAGTTTGTTTTAA
- a CDS encoding Rne/Rng family ribonuclease, with protein MPKQIIIAEEHRLAAVFAEDQIQELIVATGTHQVGDIYLGVVENVLPGIDAAFVNLGDASRNGFIHVTDLGPLRLKRTAGAITELLAPQQKVLVQVMKEPTGTKGPRLTGNISLPGRYLVLMPYGRGVNLSRRITNEAERHRLRALGILVKPAGMGLLVRTEAEGVSEEAILEDLELLQRQWETIQQQAASSRPPQLLGRDDDFIQKVLRDVYSSDVNRIVVDTPDGVKRVKQHLKNWNVNKPVGVLIDYHQEPIPILDYFRVNAAIREALKPRVDLPSGGYIIIQPTEALTVIDVNSGSFTSSATSRETVLWTNCEAATEIARQLRLRNIAGVIIVDFIDMDSRRDQLQLLEHFSKALRADKARPQIAQLSELGLVELTRKRQGQNIYELFGRPCSACGGLGHLVHLPGEPEDSPGEIVERSPMPRPPEPRRSLELRSEPNGFASSSLESQLINHPDYQAVGGIRPRSSRSSHPPAPRSPRRTPENGNGRKVITTPTETAPPPVVKVESRPSRPARPSRSEPAEVITVTMTDQEQAVYAEMGISPLVLYPEEVKNPRGTIVMVARPGQDPIPLPQKTARPVSEGLAEDVPETADEPPAPVVSTINVEPIPATALLKTSEPEVTTETEAGGETSTPEASVPAGRRRRRRVTSSEQLSLDANA; from the coding sequence ATGCCTAAGCAAATCATTATTGCCGAGGAACATCGGCTAGCGGCGGTCTTTGCCGAAGATCAAATTCAAGAATTGATTGTGGCCACGGGCACCCATCAAGTGGGGGACATCTACCTTGGCGTGGTTGAAAATGTCCTACCGGGCATTGATGCTGCCTTTGTCAACTTGGGGGATGCCTCCCGCAATGGCTTTATCCATGTCACTGACCTTGGCCCATTGCGTCTGAAGCGAACTGCTGGGGCAATTACGGAATTGCTCGCACCGCAGCAAAAAGTGCTGGTGCAGGTGATGAAGGAACCCACGGGCACCAAAGGGCCACGGCTGACAGGAAATATTTCCTTGCCTGGGCGCTATCTTGTGCTCATGCCCTATGGTCGGGGGGTGAATCTATCGCGCCGGATTACCAATGAAGCTGAGCGGCATCGCCTACGCGCCTTGGGCATTTTGGTCAAACCCGCTGGCATGGGGCTACTGGTGCGCACAGAGGCTGAAGGGGTCTCCGAAGAGGCCATTCTTGAGGATCTAGAACTCCTGCAACGGCAGTGGGAAACGATCCAACAGCAGGCGGCCTCCAGCCGTCCTCCCCAGCTTCTGGGGCGCGATGATGACTTTATCCAAAAAGTGTTGCGGGATGTCTATAGCAGTGATGTCAACCGCATTGTGGTGGATACTCCGGATGGGGTTAAACGGGTCAAACAGCACCTAAAAAACTGGAATGTCAATAAGCCGGTGGGGGTTCTCATTGACTATCACCAAGAACCCATTCCCATTTTGGATTACTTCCGGGTGAATGCCGCCATCCGTGAAGCCCTTAAACCCCGTGTGGATTTGCCCTCCGGTGGCTATATCATCATTCAACCGACAGAGGCACTGACGGTCATTGATGTCAACTCCGGTTCATTCACTAGCTCAGCCACCTCGCGGGAAACGGTGCTGTGGACAAACTGCGAAGCGGCCACGGAAATTGCTCGCCAACTGCGACTCCGCAATATTGCTGGCGTGATCATTGTGGATTTTATTGACATGGATTCGCGCCGTGACCAGTTGCAACTGCTGGAGCACTTTAGTAAAGCCCTGCGTGCCGATAAAGCCCGTCCCCAAATTGCTCAACTCTCAGAACTGGGGCTGGTGGAACTGACCCGCAAACGCCAAGGGCAAAATATTTACGAACTCTTTGGCCGTCCCTGTAGTGCCTGTGGTGGCTTGGGTCACTTGGTGCATTTACCCGGTGAACCGGAGGATAGCCCCGGCGAAATTGTTGAGCGATCGCCCATGCCGCGTCCACCGGAGCCACGCCGCAGTTTAGAACTCCGCAGTGAACCCAATGGCTTTGCCAGTAGCAGCTTAGAGAGTCAGCTCATTAACCACCCTGACTACCAAGCAGTGGGGGGGATTCGTCCCCGTTCCTCCCGTAGTAGTCACCCGCCAGCGCCCCGCAGTCCTCGCCGTACCCCTGAAAATGGCAATGGCCGTAAGGTGATTACCACACCTACGGAAACGGCGCCACCGCCGGTGGTTAAAGTGGAGAGCCGTCCGTCCCGCCCTGCCCGTCCGAGCCGCTCTGAACCAGCGGAAGTGATTACCGTAACAATGACGGACCAAGAGCAGGCGGTCTATGCGGAAATGGGAATTTCCCCCCTTGTGCTGTACCCTGAAGAGGTGAAAAATCCTCGGGGAACCATTGTTATGGTGGCACGCCCCGGCCAAGACCCCATACCCCTGCCCCAGAAAACCGCGCGACCGGTCAGTGAGGGACTGGCTGAAGATGTCCCAGAGACTGCTGATGAGCCACCCGCCCCTGTGGTCAGCACAATTAATGTCGAGCCGATTCCTGCCACCGCGCTGCTCAAGACCAGTGAGCCAGAAGTCACGACCGAGACTGAAGCCGGCGGAGAAACATCCACCCCAGAGGCCTCTGTGCCTGCAGGTCGGCGGCGGCGGCGCCGGGTGACTAGTAGCGAGCAACTCTCCCTTGATGCCAATGCCTAG
- a CDS encoding glutaminase — translation MLGHLHPALIQEWLEAAATEISKGEPLQRLPRVGSEAFAFAVATPQQQFTLGCSSLRFPLMSAIKPFLLLYALTLWQEQVWTWVGQRPSDYPYNSVLQLTLDQGWPRNPMINSGAIALASQLAHVGGVAVFQTWLNECAGTQLRVDQEVLGAVHRHPNWQNRTLAHFLVESGRIADAAVALEIYNQVCCLQGTIEEVARLGLLLALPHAKVSDRHRQQVNVLMLTCGLYEDSPRYALEIGLPMKSGVSGVILAVVPRQGAIACYSPPLDSSGNSVLGLYLLQRISRHLRLSPLA, via the coding sequence ATGTTGGGGCACCTTCACCCTGCCCTCATCCAAGAGTGGCTTGAGGCGGCTGCAACAGAAATTTCCAAAGGGGAACCGCTCCAGCGGCTACCGAGGGTGGGGTCTGAGGCCTTTGCCTTTGCAGTGGCAACGCCGCAGCAACAGTTTACCCTGGGGTGTTCTAGTCTGCGCTTTCCGTTGATGAGCGCGATTAAGCCCTTCTTACTGCTGTATGCCTTGACACTGTGGCAGGAGCAGGTGTGGACGTGGGTGGGACAGCGCCCCTCAGATTACCCCTATAACTCTGTGTTGCAGCTAACCCTTGATCAGGGGTGGCCACGCAATCCGATGATTAATAGTGGGGCGATCGCCCTTGCTAGCCAGTTGGCTCATGTTGGCGGTGTCGCGGTCTTTCAAACTTGGCTCAATGAGTGTGCCGGTACGCAGTTGCGGGTGGATCAGGAGGTTCTAGGGGCGGTTCATCGCCATCCCAATTGGCAAAATCGCACCCTTGCCCACTTTTTAGTGGAGTCTGGACGCATTGCTGATGCGGCTGTTGCCCTTGAGATCTACAATCAGGTGTGCTGTCTTCAAGGAACCATTGAGGAAGTGGCGCGCTTGGGTCTGCTTTTAGCGTTGCCCCATGCCAAGGTCAGCGATCGCCATCGTCAGCAGGTAAATGTGCTCATGCTCACCTGTGGCCTCTACGAGGACTCCCCCCGCTATGCCTTGGAGATTGGCCTACCTATGAAATCGGGTGTGAGCGGTGTGATTTTAGCCGTTGTGCCGCGACAGGGGGCGATCGCCTGCTACAGTCCCCCCCTCGACAGCAGTGGTAACTCAGTTTTGGGTCTATACCTGCTCCAGCGCATCAGCCGCCACCTCCGCCTCAGTCCCTTGGCTTAA